The genomic segment ACGAGCCTCCTCCCCAAGGCGGCGAAGTTCGAAGGTCTGTCCTTCGACGACCTCGTCGCCGCCATCCTTTCCGACGCGGGGCTGGGAAAATAGATGATCGAGTATCGCGCATACCACAAGACCCGCCCCGGAAAGGGGCGAAGCGCCGGGGGGCGGGTCTTGCGGAAGAAGGACAAGGCCCGGGCCGGGGAACCGAAGCCGCTGGGGGCGCGGCTGCGCCTGATCGGGTGGATCGCCGCCGGCCTGCTCGCCGTCGGGTTCACCGGCGTGGCGTTCGCCTCCGCCTATTCGTGGCTCACGCGCTCGCCGCTCTTCACGGTGCGCTCCGTCGACATGAACCGGTGCGCGAACGTTTCGCTCGAGGAAGTGTGGGCGATCGTCCGCGGCGACGGGTCGGGCATCCTCTGGTCCGTTCCGGCGAAAGAGGTCGCGCGGCGCCTGTCCGGACACCCCTGGGTCCGCTCCGTCTCGGTCCGCAAGTCCTTTCCGGACCGCCTGGTGGTGCGGATCCAGGAGCGCACGCCGGTCGCCATGGTGAACCTGGACGTCCTCCACTACCTCGACGACGAGGGCCGCCCGTTCAAGCGGCTGACCGCGTACGACGCGAAGAACCTCGCCATCGTCACGGGATTTTCGCGGGAGGAACTCCTTCGGAAGGACCCGGTGACGGTGCGGGATCTTCGGAAGACGCTCGACCTGCTGCGGGGCGTCGAGGCGGGCGCGCTTCGCCAGAACGTGTCCGAGATCCATTTCGACGCGCAGGACGGCTATACGGTGGTGACCCGGGACGCCGGGCTGCAACTCAAGGTCGGCACGATGGACGTCAAGGAGGCGATCCGGCGGATCGAGGCGGCCATGCCCAGGATATCGGGGATGACCCGGTCTTCGGGGATCGCCGATCTCAAGACAGAGGGCCGAGTCTTCATGCGGCCGGGGGAGTGAATGGACACGAAAACGAATGATCAGGTGATCGCGGGGCTGGACGTCGGGTCGAGCCAGGTGACCACGGTCCTCGGAAGGAAGACGCAGGACGGCGTGGAGATCCTCGGGATGGGGGAGTGCCCCACGGAGGGGATGCGGAGGGGGGCCGTGGTGAACGTCGACGCCACGGTGAAGTCGATCCGGCAGAGCGTCACGGAGGCGGAGCGGATGACCGGGCTGACCGTCGAGTCGGTCTTCGTCGGCATCTCCGGACCGCTCATCAAGTCGTTCAACAGCCACGCGGCCATCTCGGTGAAGAACGAGCACGAGGTCACCGACGCCGACTTCACGCGGGTCCTCGAGATCGCTCGCACGGTGGAGCTTCCCAACGACCGGGAGATCCTGCACGTTCTCACGCAGGAGTTCATCGTCGACGACATGGCCGGGATCAAGGACCCCCGGGGAATGACCGGCATCCGTCTCGACGCGCGCGTGCACGTCGTGACCAACGACGTCCCGGGGGCGCGAAACCTGGCGCGGTGCGTGGAGAAGGCGGACCTCGACGTCGAAAGCTTCGTCCTCTCCCCGCTGGCGTCGGCCGAGGCGGTGCTCACCCCGGAGGAGCGCGAGGTCGGCGTGGCGCTGATGGACTTCGGCGGCGGGACCGTGGAGATCGTGATCTTCTTCAACGGGTCCCTGCGGCACACCTTCGTCCTGCCCCTCGGAGGGAGCAGCATCACCTCCGACATCGCGATCGGTTTGAAGCTTCCCCAGTCGGACGCGGAGATCCTGAAGGTCGCCTCGGGATGCGCGATGATCCAGAAGGTGCGCCGGGACGAGCTGGTGGAACTGCCGGGGGTCGGAGGGCGACTTCCCCGTCCGATCCGCCGGCAATACCTGAGCGAGATCATCGAGCCGCGCGCGGAAGAGATCTTCACCCTTCTGCGGAAGGAGATCCTTCGGTCCGGCTACGAGGAAAACCTCGGGGCCGGGGTGGTGCTCACCGGCGGCGGGTCGAAGCTGGACGGCCTCACCGACCTCGGGGAGCGGGTGTTCAAGCTCCCCTTCCGGAGGGGGAACCCGATCGGGATCGGAGGATTGGTCGAGGTCGTGAACGGGCCCGCGTTCGCCACCGCGGTGGGGTTGGTCCAGTACGGTGCAAGCGCTTCGGAGAGGGTCTACCGGTCGGCGGAGGCCCCGGGAAGCGGGGGGGTGATCGACCGGTTCAAGCGGTACCTGTCGGAATTTTTCTGATACGGAAACCCGGGAAAAAGGAGGAACGGATGACCAGAACGGAGCAGGAGGCAAGGGGGAACCGGATGTTCACGATCGTCGAGGAGAACCGCTGCCACGCCGTCATCAAGGTGTTCGGCGTGGGCGGCGGCGGCGGCAACGCCATCAACACCATGATCGAGGAAGGGCTGCAGGGCGTCGAGTTCATCGCCGCGAACACCGACGCGCAGGCGCTGTCGCGGAGCCTGGCGCCCCTCAAGCTCCAGTTGGGGGCCCGGCTGACCAAGGGGCTCGGCGCGGGCGCCAACCCCGACATCGGCCGTCAGGCGGCCCTCGAGGACCGCGACCTGATCCGGGAGGCACTCACCGGCGCGGACATGGTGTTCATCACGGCGGGCCTGGGCGGCGGCACGGGGACCGGCGCGGGGCCGGTGGTCGCGGAGGTGGCGAAGGAGATCGGGGCGCTCACGGTGGCGATCGTGACGCGGCCGTTCTCCTTCGAGGGACTCACCCGGAAACGGCAGGCGGACGGGGGCACGAAGGAGCTGCGGAGCATCGTGGACACGATCATCGTCATCCCGAACGAGAAGTTGCTCCTGATCGCCGGGAAGGACATGCGCTTCGTCGAGGCGTTCCGCAAGGTGGACGACGTACTTTTCCAGGCGGTCCGCGGGATCTCCGAGCTGGTCACGAAGCCCGGCTACATCAACCTCGATTTCGCCGACGTGAAGACGATCATGTCGGGGATGGGCGTGGCGCTGATGGGGACGGGGTCGGCCTCCGGGAAGAACCGGGCGGTCGCCGCCGCGGAGAAGGCGATCTCGAGCCCGCTCCTCGAGGATGTCTCGATCCGCGGAGCCCGCGGCGTCCTCATCAACATCACCGCCGGGACGTCCCTGTCCCTGAGCGAGGTGAACGACGCGGCGAGCCTGGTCCGCGAGGAGGCCTCCGACGAGGCGAACATCATCTTCGGGACGGTGATCGACGAAACGCTGGGGGACGAACTGAAGGTCACGGTGGTCGCGACCGGCTTCGAGCCGGGTGTCGCGGAGGGGGCGTGGCGGAACCCGCGGAAGGGGATCAAGCTGGTCAGTCGGCCTGACGATCTGCAGACGCCCGCGTTCCTGCGGGCCGCCGCGCCGAAGACGCTCGACGAGCGGCTGGAGGATCTCCCCCTGATCGACAGGGAGGCGGAGATCGAGTCGCTCGACGAGTTCGAGATTCCCACGTTCCTCCGTCGGCGGGTGGAGTAGCCGGCGGAACGGGAGTCGTGGGAAGGCCGCGCCGCGGGGGCGCCGGGCCCGCGAACGAGATCTTCGCCGCGCGCAAGGATTGGGGAGCCGGAATCCGCGTCGCGCTCGTCTACCCAAACCGGTACGCGGCGGGAATGTCGAACCTCGGGTTCCTGCTGATCTACGCCCGGATCAACGCGCGTCCGGACGCCCTTTGCGAGCGGGTCTTCCTTTCCGGTTCCGCGTATTCGTCCACCGAAGGGAGGACGCTCGAGAGCGGGCGTCCCCTCTCCTCGTTCGATATCG from the Deltaproteobacteria bacterium genome contains:
- a CDS encoding FtsQ-type POTRA domain-containing protein — its product is MIEYRAYHKTRPGKGRSAGGRVLRKKDKARAGEPKPLGARLRLIGWIAAGLLAVGFTGVAFASAYSWLTRSPLFTVRSVDMNRCANVSLEEVWAIVRGDGSGILWSVPAKEVARRLSGHPWVRSVSVRKSFPDRLVVRIQERTPVAMVNLDVLHYLDDEGRPFKRLTAYDAKNLAIVTGFSREELLRKDPVTVRDLRKTLDLLRGVEAGALRQNVSEIHFDAQDGYTVVTRDAGLQLKVGTMDVKEAIRRIEAAMPRISGMTRSSGIADLKTEGRVFMRPGE
- the ftsA gene encoding cell division protein FtsA, with the protein product MDTKTNDQVIAGLDVGSSQVTTVLGRKTQDGVEILGMGECPTEGMRRGAVVNVDATVKSIRQSVTEAERMTGLTVESVFVGISGPLIKSFNSHAAISVKNEHEVTDADFTRVLEIARTVELPNDREILHVLTQEFIVDDMAGIKDPRGMTGIRLDARVHVVTNDVPGARNLARCVEKADLDVESFVLSPLASAEAVLTPEEREVGVALMDFGGGTVEIVIFFNGSLRHTFVLPLGGSSITSDIAIGLKLPQSDAEILKVASGCAMIQKVRRDELVELPGVGGRLPRPIRRQYLSEIIEPRAEEIFTLLRKEILRSGYEENLGAGVVLTGGGSKLDGLTDLGERVFKLPFRRGNPIGIGGLVEVVNGPAFATAVGLVQYGASASERVYRSAEAPGSGGVIDRFKRYLSEFF
- the ftsZ gene encoding cell division protein FtsZ codes for the protein MFTIVEENRCHAVIKVFGVGGGGGNAINTMIEEGLQGVEFIAANTDAQALSRSLAPLKLQLGARLTKGLGAGANPDIGRQAALEDRDLIREALTGADMVFITAGLGGGTGTGAGPVVAEVAKEIGALTVAIVTRPFSFEGLTRKRQADGGTKELRSIVDTIIVIPNEKLLLIAGKDMRFVEAFRKVDDVLFQAVRGISELVTKPGYINLDFADVKTIMSGMGVALMGTGSASGKNRAVAAAEKAISSPLLEDVSIRGARGVLINITAGTSLSLSEVNDAASLVREEASDEANIIFGTVIDETLGDELKVTVVATGFEPGVAEGAWRNPRKGIKLVSRPDDLQTPAFLRAAAPKTLDERLEDLPLIDREAEIESLDEFEIPTFLRRRVE